The following proteins are co-located in the Alcaligenes faecalis genome:
- a CDS encoding acyl-CoA dehydrogenase, whose amino-acid sequence MQASHYQPPLEDFRFVQQYCLQAQEDWCRLPAHQELDQETADRVVEAAGRFCADVLAPLNGPADLQGCRLEHGRVLTPDGFAKAYADFVEAGWPALACDPSVGGQGLPQLLDTALHEMLASANHGWAMYPGILHGAYACLHAHGDDYIRRTYLPPIVSGRWLATMCLTEPQAGSDLGLLRTQALPEQDGSYRLHGNKIFISGGDQDMSENIVHLVLARLPGAPAGTRGLSLFLAPRLIPHEDGLVPNTIYCDGLEKKMGIKGSATCAMRFEAAQAWLLGKPHQGLAAMFVMMNSARLHVGLQGLGHAESAWQLARAYAHERHQMRVQPRPATAKGAADPIAHHPAIQRMLADLRVWTEGMRVMAAWTAHQLDLAQNLPEGDEQTQALDLASLLTPVVKSFFTERGFALASDALQVFGGYGYVHEYRIEQTLRDARIAMIYEGTNQIQALDLLQRKIAAVGPEALQPLLQAWRAEADACLSAMADCPWGKALRQWSDHLHEVTTYLCARAQHDTQVLARCAEDYLRVVGTVCMAFAWARAGRVSRLQADPRLCERKVASADYFFEHGLLDARYYLSRIEAAAASTAPMQKLV is encoded by the coding sequence ATGCAAGCATCACATTATCAGCCCCCCTTGGAGGACTTTCGGTTTGTGCAGCAGTATTGCTTGCAGGCACAAGAGGATTGGTGCCGTTTGCCGGCGCATCAGGAGCTGGATCAGGAAACGGCAGATAGGGTGGTCGAGGCTGCCGGACGCTTTTGTGCCGACGTCTTGGCACCACTCAATGGGCCAGCCGACTTGCAAGGCTGTCGTCTGGAGCATGGCCGGGTCTTGACGCCAGACGGGTTTGCTAAAGCCTATGCGGATTTTGTGGAAGCTGGGTGGCCTGCGTTGGCCTGCGATCCCAGCGTGGGTGGCCAGGGCCTGCCTCAGTTGCTGGATACGGCCTTGCATGAAATGCTGGCATCGGCCAACCATGGCTGGGCCATGTATCCAGGAATTTTGCATGGTGCATATGCCTGCTTGCATGCTCATGGCGATGATTACATCCGCCGCACTTATCTGCCGCCTATCGTTAGCGGACGCTGGTTGGCCACGATGTGCCTGACTGAACCACAAGCTGGCTCCGATTTGGGTTTGCTGCGTACCCAGGCGCTGCCCGAACAAGATGGTTCTTACCGTTTGCATGGCAACAAGATTTTCATCTCCGGTGGCGATCAGGATATGAGCGAGAACATCGTTCATCTGGTGTTGGCTCGTCTGCCTGGTGCCCCTGCCGGGACGCGGGGCTTGTCCTTGTTCCTGGCCCCGCGCCTGATTCCCCACGAGGACGGGCTTGTGCCCAATACGATTTATTGCGATGGCCTTGAGAAGAAAATGGGCATCAAAGGTAGTGCTACCTGCGCGATGCGTTTCGAGGCGGCCCAGGCTTGGTTGCTTGGCAAGCCGCATCAAGGTCTGGCCGCCATGTTTGTGATGATGAACTCGGCTCGTTTGCACGTTGGCTTGCAAGGCTTGGGGCATGCGGAATCCGCGTGGCAATTGGCACGTGCTTATGCTCACGAGCGTCATCAGATGCGGGTGCAGCCCCGCCCGGCAACGGCCAAGGGAGCAGCAGACCCTATTGCCCACCATCCTGCCATACAACGCATGCTTGCCGACTTGCGCGTCTGGACGGAAGGTATGCGGGTGATGGCGGCTTGGACTGCGCATCAGCTTGATTTGGCGCAGAACCTGCCAGAGGGCGACGAGCAGACTCAGGCGCTGGATCTGGCCTCTTTGCTAACCCCGGTCGTCAAGTCGTTCTTTACCGAGCGGGGCTTCGCTCTGGCCAGCGACGCACTGCAAGTTTTTGGTGGCTATGGGTATGTGCATGAGTATCGTATTGAGCAAACGCTTCGGGATGCGCGTATTGCCATGATTTATGAAGGAACCAACCAGATCCAGGCGTTGGATCTGCTGCAGCGCAAGATTGCCGCCGTGGGCCCCGAGGCCTTGCAGCCTTTGCTCCAGGCTTGGCGCGCAGAGGCGGATGCTTGCCTGAGTGCGATGGCGGACTGTCCATGGGGGAAGGCGTTAAGGCAATGGAGCGACCATCTGCACGAGGTGACGACCTATTTGTGCGCCCGTGCTCAGCACGATACGCAAGTGCTGGCTCGGTGTGCGGAGGACTATCTGCGCGTGGTCGGTACCGTGTGCATGGCATTTGCCTGGGCGCGGGCAGGGCGGGTCAGTCGCTTGCAGGCCGATCCCCGTTTGTGTGAGCGCAAGGTGGCCAGTGCCGATTATTTCTTTGAGCATGGCTTGCTGGACGCCCGTTATTACTTGAGCAGGATCGAGGCGGCAGCGGCAAGCACAGCGCCCATGCAAAAGCTCGTCTGA
- a CDS encoding MarR family transcriptional regulator, which produces MDSALESAVDQSRLLRFLGYRLTRTEIHIHKLFAHRVAEHDLKPSEFSILILLDANPGIYLRQLGETLDISPSNLVPVVERLVKRGLIERHSDPRDRRLQQLHLTAQGQTLLLPAEEQVGKLEEELEQILTATERRHLFSALDKLMAVQESRES; this is translated from the coding sequence ATGGACAGTGCTCTCGAATCCGCTGTTGACCAGTCGCGCCTTCTGCGCTTTCTGGGCTATCGCCTCACGCGTACGGAAATTCATATTCATAAGCTGTTTGCGCATCGTGTTGCCGAGCATGATCTCAAGCCCAGCGAGTTTTCTATTTTGATCTTGCTCGATGCCAATCCGGGAATCTATTTGCGCCAATTGGGTGAAACGCTGGATATCTCGCCGTCCAATTTGGTGCCGGTGGTCGAGCGTCTGGTCAAGCGTGGCTTGATCGAACGCCATTCAGATCCACGTGATCGACGCTTGCAGCAATTACATCTGACTGCCCAAGGCCAGACTTTGCTCTTGCCTGCTGAAGAGCAGGTCGGAAAATTGGAGGAGGAATTGGAACAGATACTCACCGCCACCGAGCGGCGCCATTTGTTCTCGGCCCTGGACAAACTGATGGCCGTCCAAGAGAGTCGCGAAAGCTGA
- a CDS encoding acetate--CoA ligase family protein produces MAAQRPDIGRLLKPGSIAIVGASATPGALGASVLGNLERNGFAGEIYLINPKRAQIAGRPCLASVEQLPDGVDVAVLAIPQTAVLDTVRSLAKRRVGAAIIFSAGFAEAGEQGQAEQSEIARIAAEAGMVIEGPNCLGSISYQQGVPLTFVQVDIRHKTQEQQPCIGVVSQSGAMMTVLCTTLSSRNLPLSYAVSTGNEAASAAEDYVEFLLEQSHTRVIAMIVEQFRHPERMLAAVTQARRQGKTLVLLHPGKSSAARASAATHTGVLAGDYSLMRTKMERAGAVFAETLEELGDIAEIAIRCPALPAAGVAVLGESGAFKALTLDWAEALHLDLPVISDQDSPQLRAVLPGFVGVSNPLDLTAQGLVDPDLYYRTLTALLEDERFSTLVIGLIQGDAVTCGIKMPPVLRAIHDLRPRKAVVLAGLDEGAAVPPEFIEQMRSLGVPYFPSTERALRAVQRLTAFQARRFDSSHSEPQALALPADRTVVPEYQAKQILAPAGIPFARGELATCLEQAVEAAQALGWPVALKAQSAQLSHKSDAGGVILNVGDRSSLEQAWTRLHANVANYDGNIVLDGVLVEAMGRRGLEMIVGARQDPQWGPVILVGMGGVTAEIMRDVRLLDADLSVRQVLHELDQLQAAALLHGYRGSPRLDREALAELIVRLGQVLRGTPAIREIDLNPVIVLPDGQGVLALDALMLLQGQSG; encoded by the coding sequence GTGGCCGCTCAGCGGCCGGATATCGGACGGCTGTTAAAACCGGGTTCCATTGCTATTGTGGGCGCGTCCGCGACACCCGGCGCACTGGGCGCATCGGTACTGGGTAATCTGGAACGCAACGGTTTTGCCGGTGAGATTTACTTGATCAATCCCAAGCGTGCCCAGATAGCAGGCCGCCCTTGCCTGGCATCCGTTGAACAGCTTCCTGACGGCGTGGATGTGGCTGTCTTGGCGATTCCACAAACAGCCGTCCTGGATACCGTTCGTTCACTGGCCAAGCGGCGTGTTGGTGCGGCGATCATCTTTTCGGCAGGTTTTGCCGAGGCTGGTGAGCAGGGCCAGGCCGAACAAAGTGAGATTGCTCGAATCGCGGCTGAGGCTGGCATGGTGATCGAAGGGCCTAACTGTCTGGGGAGCATCAGTTATCAGCAAGGTGTGCCACTGACGTTTGTGCAAGTGGATATTCGGCATAAGACGCAGGAACAACAACCGTGCATCGGGGTGGTGTCGCAAAGCGGTGCCATGATGACGGTGTTGTGCACCACCTTGTCTAGCCGCAATTTGCCCTTGTCCTACGCCGTCTCGACGGGCAATGAGGCGGCCAGTGCTGCAGAAGACTATGTGGAGTTCTTGCTGGAGCAAAGCCATACCCGTGTTATTGCGATGATTGTCGAGCAGTTTCGTCATCCAGAGCGCATGCTGGCAGCGGTGACCCAGGCACGTCGTCAGGGCAAGACGCTGGTACTGCTTCATCCGGGCAAAAGTAGTGCGGCTCGCGCTTCTGCGGCCACACATACCGGGGTTTTGGCAGGCGACTATTCCTTGATGCGCACCAAGATGGAGCGTGCGGGTGCTGTTTTTGCAGAAACACTGGAAGAGTTGGGTGATATCGCCGAGATTGCCATTCGTTGTCCCGCCTTGCCGGCTGCGGGCGTAGCGGTTCTGGGGGAGTCGGGCGCTTTCAAGGCCCTGACCCTGGATTGGGCCGAGGCCTTGCACCTGGACCTGCCGGTGATCAGTGACCAGGACTCGCCGCAGCTCAGGGCGGTGTTGCCCGGTTTTGTGGGGGTGAGCAATCCCCTGGACCTGACGGCACAAGGTTTGGTCGATCCGGATCTTTATTACCGTACCTTGACGGCCTTGCTGGAGGACGAACGCTTCTCCACCCTTGTCATTGGTCTGATCCAGGGCGATGCGGTGACCTGCGGCATCAAAATGCCCCCGGTGCTGCGAGCCATACACGATTTGCGTCCCCGTAAAGCCGTGGTGCTTGCTGGATTGGATGAGGGGGCGGCTGTCCCGCCCGAGTTCATTGAGCAAATGCGCAGCCTGGGTGTTCCGTATTTCCCCAGTACCGAACGGGCCTTGCGCGCTGTGCAACGTTTGACAGCGTTTCAAGCACGCCGCTTTGATAGCAGCCACAGTGAACCTCAAGCCTTAGCGTTGCCGGCAGATCGCACCGTTGTGCCTGAATATCAGGCCAAGCAAATTCTGGCCCCAGCAGGCATACCATTTGCTCGTGGAGAATTGGCTACGTGCCTGGAGCAGGCGGTAGAGGCTGCCCAGGCGCTGGGTTGGCCTGTTGCGCTCAAGGCCCAGTCCGCGCAGTTAAGTCACAAGAGCGATGCAGGTGGCGTCATTCTTAACGTGGGTGACCGGTCGTCTTTAGAGCAAGCCTGGACGCGTCTGCATGCCAATGTGGCCAACTACGACGGCAATATTGTCCTGGATGGTGTGCTGGTCGAGGCCATGGGACGGCGTGGCCTGGAGATGATTGTGGGGGCGCGTCAGGACCCGCAATGGGGGCCGGTCATTCTGGTGGGCATGGGGGGCGTTACGGCGGAAATCATGCGTGATGTTCGTCTGCTGGATGCTGATCTGTCCGTAAGGCAGGTATTGCATGAGCTCGATCAGTTGCAGGCAGCGGCCTTGTTACATGGCTATCGAGGCTCCCCCCGGCTTGATCGTGAGGCATTGGCCGAGTTGATCGTCCGTCTTGGGCAGGTGTTGCGTGGCACGCCTGCTATTCGTGAAATAGACCTTAATCCGGTGATTGTGTTGCCCGACGGTCAGGGTGTGCTGGCATTAGATGCCCTGATGCTGCTTCAGGGGCAAAGCGGCTGA
- a CDS encoding MFS transporter codes for MSLPYLPGRVRVSASTEPSTLGYAYYVTIVLLLAYTLSFVDRQILGLLVQPIKKDLHLSDWMFSIVHGFAFAIFYTFVGIFLGRLADRWNRRNLIVIGMVVWVLATAAGGYVTGFASLFVARMFVGIGEAALSPAAYSMLADYFAPERRARAMSIYTSGVYIGSATAFIVGGLVIEATSQSGTLVFPLLGSFKPWQAAFILVALPGIPLILLMLTVREPARRGMKGADSTSRAGSAPAPDWRYVLRHKRAYFPLLLAPGLTAMITFGVTAWLPATFIRQWGWTPGEIGPAYGVIILTFGIGGMLLSGFVADHLTARGKLVGSILISLIATSVLIVTGVALAFAPSAEFALVAVAATTFFLGMPVALAPPILQAITPNQLRGQVTSIYLLLINLIGLGMGPFLVAFFTDFIFYDEQKVGLSLGLVSALAALLSAVCLARAIGPYRQLVAGLAQQERT; via the coding sequence TTGAGCCTGCCTTATTTGCCGGGCCGTGTACGCGTGTCCGCTTCCACTGAGCCTTCGACTTTGGGTTATGCGTATTACGTCACGATTGTCTTGTTGCTGGCCTACACGCTGTCCTTTGTGGATCGCCAGATCTTGGGCCTGTTGGTGCAGCCCATCAAAAAGGATCTGCATCTTTCAGATTGGATGTTCAGTATTGTTCACGGTTTTGCGTTTGCCATTTTCTATACGTTTGTTGGGATTTTTCTGGGCCGCTTGGCAGACCGTTGGAACCGCCGCAACCTGATTGTGATCGGAATGGTGGTGTGGGTGTTGGCCACGGCCGCAGGGGGCTATGTGACCGGTTTCGCATCGCTTTTTGTCGCCCGCATGTTCGTGGGCATTGGCGAGGCCGCCCTGTCTCCGGCCGCTTACTCCATGTTGGCCGATTACTTTGCGCCCGAGCGTCGGGCCCGCGCCATGAGTATCTATACCTCAGGGGTGTATATAGGATCGGCGACTGCCTTCATTGTGGGTGGGCTGGTCATTGAGGCGACCAGCCAGTCAGGGACGCTGGTGTTTCCGCTGCTGGGCAGCTTCAAACCCTGGCAGGCGGCCTTTATCTTGGTGGCCTTGCCGGGTATCCCCCTTATCCTGCTGATGCTGACCGTGCGGGAACCGGCCAGGCGGGGGATGAAAGGGGCCGACTCGACTTCGCGTGCCGGTTCGGCTCCTGCTCCTGATTGGCGCTATGTGCTGCGTCATAAACGGGCCTACTTTCCACTGCTGCTGGCTCCCGGACTGACCGCCATGATTACGTTTGGCGTCACGGCCTGGCTGCCCGCCACCTTTATCCGTCAGTGGGGCTGGACGCCCGGTGAAATTGGCCCAGCTTACGGGGTCATTATTCTGACCTTTGGCATTGGGGGCATGCTGCTCAGTGGCTTTGTGGCTGATCATCTGACCGCACGCGGCAAGCTGGTAGGCTCGATTCTTATTTCCTTGATCGCCACCAGCGTTCTGATCGTGACTGGCGTGGCGCTGGCCTTTGCCCCTTCTGCTGAGTTTGCGTTGGTAGCGGTGGCAGCAACGACCTTCTTTCTGGGGATGCCCGTTGCCTTGGCTCCTCCTATCTTACAGGCGATTACCCCCAATCAATTGCGGGGACAGGTCACATCGATTTACCTGCTTCTGATTAATTTGATTGGCTTGGGCATGGGCCCGTTTCTGGTCGCGTTTTTCACGGACTTTATTTTCTATGACGAGCAGAAAGTAGGGTTGTCATTGGGTTTGGTTTCAGCCTTGGCGGCCTTGTTGTCAGCCGTGTGTCTCGCTCGGGCGATTGGCCCGTATCGTCAACTGGTCGCCGGTTTGGCGCAGCAAGAGAGGACTTAA